One genomic region from Halorussus rarus encodes:
- a CDS encoding ABC transporter ATP-binding protein: protein MTAIETTNLTKRYGDVLAVDSLDLCVEEGEVYGFLGPNGAGKSTTINLLLNFLHPTTGTASVLGYDTQTDAHELRKHIGILPENATGYERLTGHEHLEFANACKDSRTDIDAVLDRVGLRQSDADRAVGEYSKGMAQRLGLGMALVGDPDLLILDEPSSGLDPSGMRKIRAVIREEAAAGTTVFFSSHILPEVEAVCDRVGILREGDLVVEDSIENLRESVFTHATIDVVLRSEPQSLTLESVPGVEYVDVDGRNLHVVCANRGVKADVVMHLQEHEGVADILSEPASLEEMFEAYTNTDECDNDGQVQMERNA, encoded by the coding sequence ATGACAGCGATTGAAACGACCAACCTGACGAAGCGATACGGAGATGTACTCGCGGTCGACAGCCTGGACCTTTGCGTTGAGGAAGGCGAGGTGTACGGCTTCCTCGGTCCAAACGGCGCCGGGAAATCAACGACGATCAATCTCCTCCTTAATTTCCTCCATCCGACGACCGGCACGGCCAGTGTCCTCGGGTACGATACGCAGACTGACGCTCACGAACTCCGGAAGCATATCGGAATTCTCCCCGAGAATGCAACGGGATACGAGCGCCTCACGGGACACGAGCATCTCGAATTCGCGAACGCGTGTAAGGACTCGAGAACTGACATTGATGCCGTCCTCGATCGCGTTGGTCTTCGCCAAAGCGATGCTGACCGAGCTGTTGGTGAGTACTCAAAAGGAATGGCACAACGACTGGGCCTCGGAATGGCACTGGTTGGTGACCCTGATTTGTTGATCCTCGATGAACCCTCCTCAGGATTGGACCCCAGTGGGATGCGAAAAATCCGGGCGGTAATCCGGGAGGAAGCGGCGGCGGGAACGACCGTGTTCTTCTCCAGTCATATCCTCCCCGAAGTTGAAGCCGTCTGTGATCGCGTTGGCATTCTTCGAGAAGGTGATCTGGTTGTCGAAGACTCTATCGAAAATCTCCGAGAGTCAGTCTTCACGCACGCGACCATCGACGTGGTCCTCCGCTCCGAGCCTCAGAGCCTCACACTCGAATCAGTACCGGGCGTCGAGTACGTCGACGTCGATGGTCGGAACCTACACGTGGTCTGTGCAAACCGGGGCGTCAAAGCAGACGTCGTGATGCATCTCCAAGAACACGAAGGCGTAGCAGATATTCTCTCCGAGCCAGCCTCCCTCGAGGAGATGTTTGAAGCCTACACGAACACCGACGAGTGTGACAACGACGGCCAGGTTCAGATGGAGAGGAACGCATGA
- the rqcH gene encoding ribosome rescue protein RqcH, which translates to MDQKRELSSIDLAAVVAELGTYEGAKLDKAYLYDDDLLRLKMRDFDRGRVELIVEVGDLKRAYVSAPENVPDAPGRPPNFAMMLRNRLSGADFAGVEQYGFDRILQFHFERDDEDTTIVAELFGQGNIAVLDENREVVDSLDTVRLKSRTVAPGSQYEFPDERVNPLDVDYDTFVAHMEESDTDIVRTLATQLNFGGLYAEEVCTRAGIEKGTSIDDATDEDYEAVFDAVRRLADQVRERDFDPRVYREDDRLVDVTPVALEEYADRDAESFDTFNEAVDFYFANVDYEGESASEQEVGDQRPDFEAEIEKQQRIIEQQEQAIEGFERDAEAEREKAERLYGHYGLADDILTTVRNALDEGTSWEEIEARFEEGAERGIEAAEAVEGVNPEEGMVTVNLDGTSVELDAETGVEKNADRLYTEAKRIEEKKEGAMAAIEDTREDLEEVRQRKEEWEADAGEPGDGDGDAGDEDEEREDVDWLSEPSIPIRKQEQWYERFRWFRTGDDFLVIGGRNADQNEELVQKYLEGNDLFFHTQAHGGPVTILKTSDPSEPSRDVDVPDQSKREAAQFAVSYSSVWKDSRFSGDAYVVTPDQVSKTPESGEYLEKGGFAIRGDRTYFRDVAVGVAVGIACEPHTRVLGGPPSAVVPRVETHVEVEPGRYAQGDVAKRIYRRFRERFADTSFVRKVASPDLIQEFLPPGGSRMKEE; encoded by the coding sequence ATGGACCAGAAGCGGGAACTGTCGAGCATCGACCTCGCGGCCGTCGTGGCCGAGCTGGGGACCTACGAGGGCGCGAAGCTCGACAAGGCGTACCTCTACGACGACGACCTCCTGCGGCTCAAGATGCGAGACTTCGACCGGGGCCGGGTCGAGCTCATCGTGGAAGTCGGCGACCTGAAGCGCGCCTACGTCTCGGCGCCCGAGAACGTGCCCGACGCGCCGGGTCGCCCGCCGAACTTCGCCATGATGCTGCGCAACCGGCTGTCGGGCGCCGACTTCGCGGGCGTCGAGCAGTACGGCTTCGACCGCATCCTCCAGTTCCACTTCGAGCGCGACGACGAGGACACCACCATCGTCGCGGAGCTGTTCGGCCAGGGTAACATCGCCGTGCTCGACGAGAACCGCGAGGTCGTCGACAGCCTCGACACGGTCCGGCTCAAGTCCCGGACCGTCGCGCCGGGGAGCCAGTACGAGTTCCCCGACGAGCGCGTCAACCCGCTCGACGTCGACTACGACACCTTCGTCGCCCACATGGAGGAGTCGGACACCGACATCGTGCGCACCCTCGCGACCCAGCTCAACTTCGGCGGGCTCTACGCCGAGGAGGTCTGCACCCGTGCGGGCATCGAGAAGGGAACGTCCATCGACGACGCCACCGACGAGGACTACGAGGCCGTCTTCGACGCCGTCCGGCGGCTGGCCGACCAGGTCCGCGAGCGCGACTTCGACCCGCGGGTCTACCGGGAGGACGACCGGCTGGTCGACGTCACCCCGGTCGCGCTGGAGGAGTACGCCGACCGCGACGCCGAGTCGTTCGACACGTTCAACGAGGCGGTCGACTTCTACTTCGCCAACGTCGACTACGAGGGCGAGAGCGCCAGCGAGCAGGAGGTGGGCGACCAGCGCCCCGACTTCGAGGCCGAGATCGAGAAGCAGCAGCGCATCATCGAGCAGCAGGAGCAGGCAATCGAGGGATTCGAGCGCGACGCCGAGGCCGAACGCGAGAAGGCAGAACGGCTCTACGGCCACTACGGCCTGGCCGACGACATCCTCACCACGGTCCGGAACGCGCTCGACGAGGGCACCTCGTGGGAGGAGATCGAGGCCCGGTTCGAGGAGGGCGCCGAGCGGGGCATCGAGGCCGCCGAGGCCGTCGAGGGCGTGAACCCCGAGGAGGGGATGGTCACGGTGAACCTCGACGGGACGTCGGTCGAACTCGACGCCGAGACGGGGGTCGAGAAGAACGCCGACCGGCTCTACACCGAGGCCAAGCGCATCGAGGAGAAGAAGGAGGGCGCGATGGCCGCCATCGAGGACACCCGCGAGGACTTAGAGGAGGTCCGCCAGCGCAAGGAGGAGTGGGAGGCCGACGCCGGCGAGCCCGGAGACGGCGACGGTGACGCGGGCGACGAGGACGAAGAACGGGAGGACGTCGACTGGCTCTCGGAGCCGTCTATCCCCATCCGGAAGCAGGAGCAGTGGTACGAGCGCTTCCGGTGGTTCCGGACCGGCGACGACTTCCTGGTCATCGGCGGGCGCAACGCCGACCAGAACGAGGAGCTCGTCCAGAAGTACCTGGAGGGCAACGACCTGTTCTTCCACACGCAGGCCCACGGCGGCCCCGTCACCATCCTGAAGACCTCCGACCCGAGCGAGCCCTCCCGGGACGTGGACGTTCCGGACCAGAGCAAGCGGGAGGCCGCCCAGTTCGCGGTGTCGTACTCGTCGGTCTGGAAGGACAGCCGGTTCTCGGGCGACGCGTACGTGGTCACGCCCGACCAGGTGAGCAAGACGCCAGAGAGCGGCGAGTACCTCGAGAAGGGCGGGTTCGCCATCCGGGGCGACCGAACCTACTTCCGGGACGTCGCGGTCGGGGTCGCTGTCGGCATCGCCTGCGAGCCCCACACCCGGGTGCTCGGGGGTCCGCCCTCCGCAGTCGTGCCGCGGGTCGAGACCCACGTCGAGGTCGAACCCGGCCGGTACGCCCAGGGCGACGTCGCCAAGCGCATCTACCGCCGGTTCCGCGAGCGGTTCGCCGACACCTCGTTCGTCCGGAAGGTGGCCAGCCCCGACCTCATCCAGGAGTTCCTGCCGCCGGGCGGCAGTCGGATGAAGGAGGAGTAG
- a CDS encoding Coenzyme F420 hydrogenase/dehydrogenase, beta subunit C-terminal domain: MTDGTGESDQREGAEADEPLPGVPDVDTDADAERTVPRAEGVRTHRPASEHGTIPGDQIGPADESRPYAVGTEAESDANPEPESAAEPVADGVFASEVNEGSSELASDGGTTPANVDADGNLGDVEFTTPAAGESQDVDDGDPVERVGMPEGADLDTPGYGIRAEMNDIETPDDKTWFMELDEAVIEEDRCIQCGTCVAACPSDSIGIGDDDLPELVKMCTGCSLCWDFCPRGGLRYERQWKITGGEDNVKGAGDPITEFSARVTDDWREGAQDGGVVTSVLCHLLDAGEIDGALVATESDEEPWKAESFLATTREGLVANAGSFYNQTMALGDLDLAQWEEKLPVRDPEDLSLALVGTPCEIEGIRALQDFEWEYGSQNAMARAVDYTVALMCTKNFNYRRLIGDQLAEKRDIQPEDIGKLDVLDGEMRVYDRDGDLRLAEDIEHFHDAALKGCDECADFTGYCADLTVGSVGSSDEYSSVIVRTETGMEAWELTEPDLDYHDLEDRSAVGGLQNWDKKKAFESLERPFDPDAPRFIDYEDHAANYGTELNPHEADH; this comes from the coding sequence ATGACTGACGGGACTGGTGAGAGCGACCAGCGGGAGGGCGCGGAGGCCGACGAGCCGCTGCCCGGCGTTCCTGACGTCGATACGGATGCCGACGCCGAGCGAACGGTCCCACGCGCCGAGGGCGTCCGGACCCACCGGCCGGCGTCCGAACACGGGACGATTCCGGGCGACCAGATCGGGCCAGCCGACGAGTCGCGTCCCTACGCGGTCGGCACGGAGGCGGAATCTGACGCGAACCCCGAACCCGAGTCGGCGGCCGAGCCAGTGGCAGACGGCGTCTTCGCGAGCGAAGTGAACGAAGGCTCGTCAGAGCTTGCCTCTGACGGCGGGACGACGCCCGCGAACGTCGACGCGGACGGGAACCTCGGCGACGTCGAGTTCACGACGCCCGCCGCGGGCGAGAGCCAGGACGTCGACGACGGCGACCCGGTCGAGCGCGTCGGGATGCCCGAGGGGGCGGACCTCGACACGCCCGGGTACGGCATCCGGGCGGAGATGAACGACATCGAGACGCCCGACGACAAGACCTGGTTCATGGAGCTCGACGAGGCGGTCATCGAGGAGGACCGGTGCATCCAGTGCGGGACCTGCGTGGCCGCCTGTCCTTCCGACTCCATCGGCATCGGCGACGACGACCTCCCGGAGCTGGTGAAGATGTGCACCGGCTGCTCGCTGTGCTGGGACTTCTGCCCGCGGGGCGGGCTGCGGTACGAGCGCCAGTGGAAAATCACCGGCGGCGAGGACAACGTGAAGGGCGCGGGAGACCCCATCACGGAGTTCTCCGCGCGGGTGACCGACGACTGGCGCGAGGGCGCCCAGGACGGCGGCGTGGTCACGTCGGTCCTGTGCCACCTGCTCGACGCCGGCGAGATCGACGGCGCGCTCGTCGCCACGGAATCCGACGAGGAGCCCTGGAAGGCCGAGAGCTTCCTCGCGACCACCCGCGAGGGGCTGGTCGCGAACGCCGGGAGCTTCTACAACCAGACGATGGCGCTGGGGGATCTCGACCTCGCGCAGTGGGAGGAGAAGTTGCCCGTCAGGGACCCCGAGGACCTCAGCCTGGCGCTCGTGGGGACGCCCTGCGAGATCGAGGGGATTCGAGCCCTGCAGGACTTCGAGTGGGAGTACGGGTCCCAGAACGCGATGGCCCGGGCCGTCGACTACACCGTCGCGCTGATGTGCACGAAGAACTTCAACTACCGGCGGCTTATCGGCGACCAGTTGGCGGAGAAGCGCGACATCCAGCCCGAGGACATCGGCAAGCTCGACGTGCTCGATGGCGAGATGCGAGTCTACGACCGCGACGGCGACCTCCGGCTGGCCGAGGACATCGAGCACTTCCACGACGCCGCGCTGAAGGGCTGCGACGAGTGCGCCGACTTCACGGGCTACTGCGCCGACCTCACCGTCGGTTCGGTCGGCAGCTCCGACGAGTACTCGTCGGTCATCGTCCGGACCGAGACCGGCATGGAGGCGTGGGAACTGACCGAACCGGACCTCGACTACCACGACCTCGAGGACCGGAGCGCGGTCGGCGGGCTCCAGAACTGGGACAAGAAGAAGGCGTTCGAGTCGCTGGAGCGACCCTTCGACCCGGACGCTCCGCGGTTCATCGACTACGAGGACCACGCCGCGAACTACGGGACCGAGCTGAATCCCCACGAGGCAGACCACTGA
- a CDS encoding nitrite/sulfite reductase, which translates to MNTVEQWKQRKHPLDVLDDVETYAAEGLSFDEIEARAGEGEWERLKWAGLYTHGTHRGYFMLRTKVPGGRLTPEQAEIVGEVADEYATAPDEYGGADQNELWGDAFLDVTTRQDVQMHWLEIEDVPDIWNRYDEVGLTTVQGCGDSARNVLGCPVAGVSDHECFDAQPVVDAVSDFFTGNREYANLPRKFKITVTGCRRDCAQSQINDVGLVPARKTVDGTDCYGFHVRVGGGLSDGPRMASPLDVFVPPEDAVEFCRAVAQAFKELGDRHNRGVCRMRYLVEQLGPDTFEEAVRDRCAVDLPTRGRDLTEGYAGDHVGVHDQKQDGLQYVGFNVVGGRMGGDEFAEMARAAREYGTDETTVRLATDQNFLVTHVPEENVADLLDEPFAADYRPDPGPFSRGAVGCTGSEFCNYGIIETKKRVKRWARELDERIDTPEDLDVVRMHMSGCSASCAQPQIADIGFRGETVKVEDAADSTNGEDDAVVEGMDFGLGGSLGTDNAFLDWVETAVPADAVIPALEELFGVYAEERTDGERFYEWTRRVDNDRLRTVMRGADAPVSKGVATDD; encoded by the coding sequence GTACTTCATGCTGCGGACCAAGGTACCCGGCGGTCGGCTCACGCCCGAGCAGGCCGAGATCGTCGGCGAGGTCGCCGACGAGTACGCGACCGCGCCCGACGAGTACGGCGGCGCCGACCAGAACGAACTGTGGGGCGACGCGTTCCTCGACGTCACCACCCGGCAGGACGTCCAGATGCACTGGCTCGAGATCGAGGACGTCCCCGACATCTGGAACCGCTACGACGAGGTCGGCCTGACGACCGTCCAGGGCTGCGGCGACTCGGCCCGGAACGTGCTGGGCTGTCCGGTCGCCGGCGTCAGCGACCACGAGTGCTTCGACGCCCAGCCCGTGGTCGACGCGGTCTCGGACTTCTTCACGGGCAACCGCGAGTACGCCAACCTCCCGCGGAAGTTCAAGATAACCGTCACCGGCTGCCGCCGGGACTGCGCCCAGTCCCAGATCAACGACGTGGGACTCGTCCCCGCCCGCAAGACGGTCGACGGGACCGACTGCTACGGCTTCCACGTCCGGGTCGGCGGCGGTCTCTCGGACGGGCCGCGGATGGCCTCGCCGCTCGACGTGTTCGTCCCGCCCGAGGACGCCGTGGAGTTCTGCCGGGCGGTCGCCCAGGCGTTCAAGGAGCTGGGCGACCGCCACAACCGCGGCGTCTGTCGGATGCGGTATCTGGTCGAGCAGCTGGGACCGGACACCTTCGAGGAGGCGGTCCGCGACCGGTGCGCTGTCGACCTGCCGACACGGGGTCGGGACCTGACCGAAGGGTACGCCGGTGACCACGTCGGCGTCCACGACCAGAAGCAGGACGGGCTACAGTACGTGGGATTCAACGTCGTGGGCGGGCGGATGGGCGGCGACGAGTTCGCCGAGATGGCCCGTGCCGCCCGCGAGTACGGGACCGACGAGACGACCGTCAGGCTCGCGACCGACCAGAACTTCCTGGTCACCCACGTCCCAGAGGAGAACGTCGCGGACCTGCTCGACGAACCGTTCGCCGCGGACTACCGGCCCGACCCCGGCCCCTTCTCGCGGGGCGCGGTCGGTTGCACCGGCAGCGAGTTCTGCAACTACGGCATCATCGAGACCAAGAAGCGCGTCAAGCGCTGGGCCCGGGAGCTCGACGAGCGCATCGACACCCCCGAGGACCTCGACGTGGTCCGGATGCACATGTCGGGCTGCTCGGCCTCGTGCGCCCAGCCCCAGATCGCCGACATCGGCTTCCGGGGCGAGACGGTCAAGGTCGAGGACGCGGCGGACAGCACCAACGGCGAGGACGACGCGGTGGTCGAGGGCATGGACTTCGGCCTCGGCGGGAGCCTCGGGACCGACAACGCGTTCCTCGACTGGGTCGAGACCGCGGTCCCGGCCGACGCCGTGATTCCGGCGCTCGAGGAACTGTTCGGGGTCTATGCCGAGGAGCGAACCGACGGTGAGCGCTTCTACGAGTGGACCCGCCGGGTCGACAACGACCGGCTCAGGACCGTCATGCGCGGGGCCGACGCCCCCGTTTCGAAGGGAGTGGCGACAGATGACTGA